Proteins from a genomic interval of Acinonyx jubatus isolate Ajub_Pintada_27869175 chromosome B4, VMU_Ajub_asm_v1.0, whole genome shotgun sequence:
- the PPARA gene encoding peroxisome proliferator-activated receptor alpha has product MVDTESPICPLSPLEADDLESPLSEEFLQEMGNIQEISQSIGEDSSGSFSFTEYQYLGSGPGSDGSVITDTLSPASSPSSVTYPVAPGSADEPSSVALNIECRICGDKASGYHYGVHACEGCKGFFRRTIRLKLAYDKCDRSCKIQKKNRNKCQYCRFHKCLSAGMSHNAIRFGRMPRSEKAKLKAEILTCEHDPEDAETADLKSLAKRIYEAYLKNFNMNKVKARVILAGKANNNPPFVIHDMETLCMAEKTLVAKLVANGIQNKEAEVRIFHCCQCTSVETVTELTEFAKSIPGFANLDLNDQVTLLKYGVYEAIFAMLSSVMNKDGMLVAYGNGFITREFLKSLRKPFCDIMEPKFDFAMKFNALELDDSDISLFVAAIICCGDRPGLLNVGHIEKMQEGIVHVLKLHLQSNHPDNIFLFPKLLQKMADLRQLVTEHAQLVQVIKKTESDAALHPLLQEIYRDMY; this is encoded by the exons ATGGTAGACACAGAAAGCCCGATTTGCCCCCTGTCCCCCCTCGAGGCTGATGATCTGGAGAGCCCATTATCCGAAGAATTCCTGCAAGAAATGGGAAACATCCAAGAGATTTCTCAATCCATTGGGGAGGACAGTTCCGGAAGCTTCAGCTTTACAGAATACCAGTATTTAGGAAGTGGCCCGGGATCAGATGGATCTGTTATCACAG ACACCCTCTCACCAGCTTCGAGTCCCTCGTCGGTCACTTATCCGGTGGCTCCAGGCAGTGCCGATGAACCTTCCAGCGTAGCCCTGAACATTGAATGTAGAATCTGTGGGGACAAAGCCTCAGGCTACCATTACGGAGTTCACGCGTGTGAAGGCTGCAAG GGCTTCTTCCGGAGAACCATCCGACTAAAGCTGGCGTATGACAAATGTGACCGTAGCTGCAAGATCCAGAAAAAGAATCGAAACAAGTGCCAATACTGTCGTTTCCACAAGTGCCTTTCGGCTGGGATGTCCCATAACG caatTCGTTTTGGACGGATGCCAAGGtctgaaaaagcaaaactgaaagcgGAAATTCTCACATGTGAACACGACCCAGAAGATGCTGAAACAGCGGATCTGAAATCCCTCGCCAAGAGAATTTACGAGGCCTACCTCAAGAACTTCAACATGAACAAGGTCAAGGCCCGGGTCATCCTGGCGGGGAAAGCCAACAACAACCCG CCCTTTGTCATACATGACATGGAGACACTGTGCATGGCCGAGAAGACTCTGGTGGCCAAGTTGGTGGCCAACGGCATCCAGAACAAGGAAGCAGAAGTCCGCATCTTCCACTGCTGCCAGTGCACGTCCGTGGAGACGGTCACGGAGCTCACGGAGTTCGCCAAGTCCATCCCTGGCTTTGCAAACTTGGACTTGAACGACCAAGTCACTTTGCTGAAATATGGAGTTTATGAGGCCATATTTGCGATGCTGTCTTCTGTGATGAATAAAGACGGGATGCTGGTGGCATATGGAAATGGTTTTATAACTCGTGAATTCCTAAAGAGCCTAAGGAAACCGTTTTGTGATATCATGGAACCTAAGTTTGACTTTGCGATGAAGTTCAACGCGTTGGAGCTGGACGACAGTGATATTTCCCTTTTTGTGGCTGCTATAATTTGCTGTGGAG ATCGGCCGGGCCTTCTCAACGTGGGACACATTGAAAAAATGCAGGAGGGCATCGTGCACGTGCTCAAACTTCACCTGCAGAGCAACCATCCAGACAACATCTTCCTCTTCCCAAAGCTCCTGCAAAAAATGGCAGACCTCCGGCAGCTGGTCACCGAACACGCGCAGCTCGTACAGGTCATCAAGAAGACGGAGTCTGATGCCGCCCTGCACCCGCTGCTGCAGGAAATCTACCGGGACATGTACTGA